From Thermoanaerobacterium sp. PSU-2, the proteins below share one genomic window:
- the nusG gene encoding transcription termination/antitermination protein NusG, producing MSETNSAKWYVVHTYSGYENKVKANLEKSVENRNLQNLIHQVVVPTEKVVEIKDGKKKSVDRKVFPGYVLVKMVMNDESWYVVRNTRGVTGFVGPGSKPVPLTEAEVRSLGIKEIQTSVDIKVGDSVRVIAGPLENFIGVVEEIYLDRQKAKVLISMFGRETPVEFDFVQIQKIQ from the coding sequence ATGTCTGAAACAAATTCAGCTAAATGGTATGTAGTCCATACTTATTCCGGATATGAAAATAAGGTTAAGGCGAATCTGGAAAAGTCTGTTGAAAATAGAAATCTTCAAAATTTAATACATCAAGTCGTAGTTCCGACTGAAAAAGTGGTAGAGATAAAAGACGGCAAAAAGAAGTCTGTTGACAGAAAGGTATTTCCAGGATACGTACTGGTGAAGATGGTAATGAATGATGAATCATGGTATGTGGTAAGAAATACCAGAGGCGTAACTGGCTTTGTTGGGCCTGGATCTAAACCTGTACCACTTACTGAAGCGGAAGTGAGAAGCTTAGGCATTAAGGAGATACAGACGTCAGTAGATATAAAAGTAGGCGATAGTGTTAGGGTTATTGCCGGACCACTTGAGAATTTCATCGGTGTTGTTGAAGAGATTTACCTTGACAGACAAAAGGCTAAAGTTTTGATTTCGATGTTTGGCAGAGAAACCCCAGTGGAATTTGACTTTGTCCAGATTCAAAAAATTCAATAG